TATTAATGGGAACTTCACCCCATTGGCAGCACAcaattgtttgaaaatgtGTGTAATCTTGAGCGCCTCCTCTTCCTTCATATCTTTGTGCATTATAATGTAACTTTCGCTGTCCAATGTCAGAATATGTTCAAACTAGCATAACTGTGTTCCTTTCCTAATAAAATATACAATGCATCACAAACCTAACGATGTACAGTAAACATTTCAATAAAAGGAGCTCAGTTATGAACCTGTTTCAGAGCTTAATATCCTTATTTTGGCGGCTCCTAATTGTTGTCACATTGGAACCAATgatatcacgtgacataTCATTTTTAAAGGGAGCCCCCCCCAAAGTCAAACGCACTGGTTTCAACAAAGGAAACACAGCGTTTGTAAACAAATCCCAACTCTGGCGGAGCATGAAGCAATCTCCACTTCCCATCCCAATCACACTTTAATATCTATCACAACCAATAATGGACCTTAATGATttacttcttcaacaacaGGAGGTAACTAACCTCTTATCTAATCTTCAGGAAGCACATAAGAGAATATTGATCTCGAATGAGGATGAGAATAATGACTTGAATAAAATAAGGAAAGATATTTTAATATGTTTGAACGATTTGAAGACGGTCAATTCACTCATAATTGATCCTAGAGACGGgttgatcaagaaaaatttgCATAAATTGGAGAAATATGAACAAGAGTTGAGATCGTTAGaatcagaagaagcagCAATTGAATCGAACTTGAACCAATGGAAGATTGATCAAGATCCTGAAAATGTacgaagaaaagaaaattggGGTACTGTTCCCATTAATTTGGTGggaaatcatcaatattTACTTGAGTCATACGTTAATGAGGTTGGGATAGAAAACACCACTTTAGCAAATACCAATGGGAATCACGAAGAGACCCCCAATTCTTCTAAATTTACTCGAGAACAACTACTTCGGAACGCAAGAAAGCTTAAACTTTGTCAAGAACAAGTAAACTCTGAGATAGACCAGTTAAAATCTCTAATTAGTCAATACGAGAGAGATAGAAATGTAATAAATGATGAGTACAATAGAACTACAGAATTAATTCAAAAGGAAGTAAACACTTTATCAAGAGAAGAGGATAAAATCAACTCACAACGTGAAAAAATTCTCAAAAAATTGGGTCTACTCAAAGATCACGAACAAAACCAACCACgcaatttctttttctcgTTAGGTGCTCTTGCAAGAGTTGATAATTCAGACTTCAAAATTGCATTATCTCAAGCGTATGAATTCATTGACGCCAAGAAACAGGCCTTAAAAAAGATATTACATGAAAATAAGTCTCAAACTATGTCATTAGAGCACAATTTCTCAATTTGGAACGACGTGATAAGGTCAATTCAAGGTTTAGAGACGAACCTACAGCAATCATTCATCGAGAAAGAAGGCAATGTACCGAAAACAGATATAACTTCAATGATCAGCAGAACATTATCCCGCGTTAATTCGATTGTAGGAACATATTCGAAAGACTCTATATTCACTTCCATTCTCTGCGAATTGAAAGCTTTACAGAAAGCACTAGATGAGCTCAATGGTAAAATGCAACCTATTCCAATCAAGAGCTCTGCAAAGACTCCTGAACTTCTACAAATGGGAAAATCCCCTCCAAAAGTCGCATTATCGAAGGAATATGCTTCAAATTTACACGAATCAACAGAGGACTTCCCTCTAAAGATAAACAAGACTGACTAGAGACCTATTATTGATTCGTCTCATATTATTTTTAGTGTTTTGCCTTTACAGAACAAGGTTTACAATATAATTGTTTGTTTAAATAATACTCGCATCGTCAATTATTTAAACTATGCAATAGTGATCGGCTATAGAGTACTGCATGATAAAGTCACATCCACTATGTGCAGTAAGAATCCTGCACTTGATTACtaaaatttcaagatcttttgCCGGTCGAATTTTTTGCATCATCCCTGCtaatattctttgaattaTCACCAGCAATTACTGGAATGTGCACTTTGCCTCCAGTTGCAATGCCTAGAGTGGATGAGGATGTGCCAAAAATagatgatttcttttttgtaCCTGTCCGAGACGATTTTATAGTAGAACCTTTTTCTCCTTCAGGACGATTTGCACCAGAATCGTTGGAAACTATGTTTTGTTCCTTTAAATTATCTGGTttaaacttcttttttgaatgaTGTGCGGAAGAAGAGTCTCCATCTCGTTTGTTCACATTTTTATGGCCTCTAGATGAGTTAAAGCTATCATATGGGTTATAAGTATCCAAATTGGCAATATAATCGTGGGATCCTTTGAAACGCTCAATTGTATCTTGAGCGTATCTATCGCTTGGATTCAAAAAACCGGGACACGCCAATTCGAGAcagtttctttctttggcATCCGAAATTAGATGCTTCCACAATTTGTTATTGACTAGCGATTTATGATGCCCTAGAATCCATAGACTACATTTGGCTCTGGTTAATGCAACATTCATACGTCTaaaatctttcaagaaaccaACACTTGTACTATTGTCATCAGCACGAACACATGAAATAATGATGATATCTTTTTCTTGCCCTTGGAAACCATCGATGGTGTTAAAATCGATGTACGAACGGATTTGATCTCCGAAGTAGCGCCTAAATTGATTCCTCATGTTTTGCATCTGCTCACGATAAGGAGATATGATACCAATTCTATTTGTAAAATCatattttgattcataAGTAGCTAAAAGGTTTTCAACAAGCTCAATGGCTacctttgtttcttcagGATTGGTATAGGACATTGTTTTAGTATTTTGCTTTTGTTTACCAGTAACGATGTCAAAAAATTTGTACGGACCAAACGGATATTTCTTATGCCAATCTCTTGTATTAACTTCTTGAACACTACTTCCGTCCTGTAACTTACCTTTGTAGAACTCTAATGAGGGGAATTTACTGATAGCAGGGTGCATACGATACTGAACATCTAACAAATAAGGACTGCAGTTTTTCTGCATCCTTACAAACAAGGATTGATTGTATTTCATGTCACTAGCAGCACCAGATAGGACTGTCGGAGGTAATTGATTAGGATCACCAACCATGATACAGCGTTTACCACCGTATCTCAATGGAATGATACTAGAAAGCTCCGTACATTGACAGGCTTCATCGATAATGATAGTATCAAACTTGACACCTAGGGATGCTAAGACATCATGAGCAGACCCAGATAATGTAGAGCATATAATATCTGATTCAGCCAAGATACGTGCCTGAGCCTTTCTTCTATTTTGCTCCCTGTTTCTGTACTTTAGAGAATTGGACTCTctaatttcatctttctgTTTACCCATTTCGCTGATGAGCCTTCTCAGATCTCTAATTTCCATTTGAATGTCTGCAATTTCATTAGATGACAAAGAACTATTTGGGTTACCGTCTTCTTTATTTAACTTAGCTTGCAGCATTTTACGCTTCTGTAGAGCGTCTTGAAATTTCTGATTTAATGCAGAATCTTGGACCATCTCATAATCACTACCGCCTAGCTTTTTGtcaactttttcttcaagGGTTAAGTCCTTGACGGATTCATTTACAGCATCGCTCCTACCGATACGAACAATCTCCGGTCGGAAAGTGTTTCCAGAATAATCCAAAACACCCTCTCGTAATCTCAAGACCAACTCATCAACAGCAGCGTTACTAGGTGCACAGATTAATACTTTCTGCCTTTCCAACAATTGttctgttgatgttgtATTAGTTGGCGTGATAATGGTATGTGTTACGGTATTTTTAGAGTTTGTATTCgcttttgaaatgaagtaTCCGACAATACTCAAGATAGTTTTGGTTTTACCAGTACCGGGAGGGCCTTGAATTAGTGAAAAACCTTGGGTAGTTACCGTACTCAAAATTGCTGTTGCCTGGGATGTATTTAGGTGGAAGTTTGCTTTGATTCTATTAACTTCAGTGCTACTAATATTCTCTGGAACGGATGGTTGAGCTTTGAGTATTTGTTTTAAGAGATCATAATAGGGCAAACCTTTTAAAGATGTGTATTCTCTTTCGACTGTGGTCATTTGCATGACTTTCAAAGCATGAATTTCAGAACGTAAAGTTAAAAGATTTGAGAATTTATGACTGCGATGAATCCTGAATGTAAGGTCCATATTTTCACCTTTCGAGTTCTTTATCTCTTTAATTTTGGCTAAACAAGTGTGATTTGATCGTTTGAATTCTTTATCTGTCAATggctttgaagaagaagagtcGGGGAAATAGCCAAGAACAATTAAATCCGAGTCATTGATACCTGTGTCACGAACAACatttttgttgattgaTGCATATACCTCGTAAAAGTCAGAAACAACCGTCCTATTTCCTACAATGAAACTAAAGCTTTTCTGTTCTTCCCTGTCTCGAGCTGAGCACAATCCCTGCCAACATTCTAGCAGCAAAAGCGGTTCCATGACTTTTTGATAATCAGAGACCGATGAAAATGAGTCCTTCACGTCAGAGTAGGATGTTTCTGTATCGGTTGGGTACTCACTGGTTCTTTTGTAGTCCCATTTCAAAACTTTCTCGTAGAATGGGGCCAAATCAACATTTAATCTTTGCCTCAtattctcttcttctaagCGACGTAAATCAGTTGGGGTCATTgactttttgatttctttacCGTTGATGTCAAGCAGACCTGGTGAAAAAGCTTTAGCTTTAGATTTCGCAACAGCGAAGAGCTCGGCAGCATTTTCGAAGTCACTTTCATCCTCGCTACTGCTATCCTCTTTCTTCGGTTGCAATGTTGGTCTTGTATTGAAAACTTGACTTTGAGCAGGATGAATTACACGCTTTTCAATAAGCTTTTTCCTTTCCAGTTCAAATCTAGATAAGGGCTTGGGAGCAGGCGCACTAACAGTTGGCGTACCACctggtttgaagaaaccatATGATGAAAGGGTTGACTGACCCTTAGGACGAGAAAGAAGCGATGAACCTATATTTGCCTTTTTCAACATTGAATCAGCACGCTGGCCAGAAGTCATGGATGGTTTATTCGGTTGCTGCTGAACAGTAGAGATGGTAGCTTTTGATTCCTGTAAGGATCCAGAAGGTTTAGTACCCTTTTTCAGTAATGCTTTTTCTAAGTGATACTTTTCAGATTCTTTAACAACTTCGTTTGTCAAGGCTTTGTTGAAGTAACGGGATCTTTCAAGAAGCTCTTGGCTCTGAGCCGCTGAAAGTTTGTTTGGATATTTTCGAGCTTTTGAAGCATATCTTGCCATATCCAACACTAGCATTTCATCAAATCGAAATTGTTTCTCCTTCGCAAGATCAGAAGCTGATACTATTAACATGACACAAGAGGCAAGAAGCTGTTCATCATTCAACCTCAACCAGTAAAGCATATTTTTGAATGGGCTCATTgggaatttgaaaagatcatcTTCAGTTATATTTCCCTTGACTAAAACATCGGAGAACTCCCTATAAGAACCCATTAGCATATTGCTAACCTCTAGCACATCTCTTGTGAAATTCTCCAATACCACATTTGAATACCTTGAGGTCCATTGAATGGTTTCTAGATAAATCATATCCAAAAATGTCCATGAAGAACGCCAAAAACTGAATAGTTCATCATTTGAATCTGAATCTTTAAACTtctcaaaatcagaaaaaaTACCGGTGACTGGCTCATTGAAGAGTGAGAGAACGTCCATCATAACTCTTATAGCTCTAGGGCATGGTTCAAaaaattttgttttcgtTAACTGTCTCAAAACGATGGATATACAATGCAAGCTCGTCGATAAATTACTTTTAAAAAGTTCATGCAAACCTTCCAGACGCCCTTCGACGTTGAAGACCTCATAAAGGATGTTAGTTGTTTCTTGATACAAGTCTGTATCTGAGGAA
The genomic region above belongs to Kluyveromyces lactis strain NRRL Y-1140 chromosome B complete sequence and contains:
- the SEN1 gene encoding DNA/RNA helicase SEN1 (similar to uniprot|Q00416 Saccharomyces cerevisiae YLR430W SEN1 Nuclear protein putative helicase required for processing of tRNAs rRNAs and small nuclear RNAs potential Cdc28p substrate), yielding MSMNLTSIDPQIRSVILPFKNKILDSLADRVGPDFEELSLVTKVVETVGPLIHDKNYHFFCDPDLGPVISFLVIIFSVPREQQAIQWYCDKFSPILASCPNCSQAFFSYKNQIIQRYIVNKGIAYSNIDGFDLMICRWRSDTLIKRLGSIKSKDLSNEQKIAFTECFWYPRVLKHSQSLKVLFNNAFDILVREKSPLLEYSSDNSLSALTAGSVFMLMEGTPAQISWALGLLDWLYERNYKITVENLPLGALQEVNTHYIYLISKQFGKDQQHNINSLNSMAIAWIRLTALFSLMTKEVLELHFLVPKFTRSLKNAGTMDVPSIIHLWYNWFSVPDPARPLDVMLKVLSLFLEKFGQDFWLYLKPFNFHTLLDLIFAQGTFANTLLRKQDFPILRDGKETWLSLTGSISDLITWCIPFYNSLSSAKKMQMVKKISTGFLMTICECNKMLQTLPKLLLMSYSLQLLNNVLEIDDKKRALLYTNSDLQNELLTVADCRKVVNHLKISQLLCDTVQAPDKVFPGMQVDALSLNAMKVLSHCIEYDILNLCETTFKLYTGGSVNKHHILDLDMKRFFLNPLVHSLNLMSLGSNGPKHVLHIMTALTNANGLMILNVKGLEAENQNKITSGYINIIRQLVMKCSELPSEKLIGVLANRKAAHGLWSCLFSSDTDLYQETTNILYEVFNVEGRLEGLHELFKSNLSTSLHCISIVLRQLTKTKFFEPCPRAIRVMMDVLSLFNEPVTGIFSDFEKFKDSDSNDELFSFWRSSWTFLDMIYLETIQWTSRYSNVVLENFTRDVLEVSNMLMGSYREFSDVLVKGNITEDDLFKFPMSPFKNMLYWLRLNDEQLLASCVMLIVSASDLAKEKQFRFDEMLVLDMARYASKARKYPNKLSAAQSQELLERSRYFNKALTNEVVKESEKYHLEKALLKKGTKPSGSLQESKATISTVQQQPNKPSMTSGQRADSMLKKANIGSSLLSRPKGQSTLSSYGFFKPGGTPTVSAPAPKPLSRFELERKKLIEKRVIHPAQSQVFNTRPTLQPKKEDSSSEDESDFENAAELFAVAKSKAKAFSPGLLDINGKEIKKSMTPTDLRRLEEENMRQRLNVDLAPFYEKVLKWDYKRTSEYPTDTETSYSDVKDSFSSVSDYQKVMEPLLLLECWQGLCSARDREEQKSFSFIVGNRTVVSDFYEVYASINKNVVRDTGINDSDLIVLGYFPDSSSSKPLTDKEFKRSNHTCLAKIKEIKNSKGENMDLTFRIHRSHKFSNLLTLRSEIHALKVMQMTTVEREYTSLKGLPYYDLLKQILKAQPSVPENISSTEVNRIKANFHLNTSQATAILSTVTTQGFSLIQGPPGTGKTKTILSIVGYFISKANTNSKNTVTHTIITPTNTTSTEQLLERQKVLICAPSNAAVDELVLRLREGVLDYSGNTFRPEIVRIGRSDAVNESVKDLTLEEKVDKKLGGSDYEMVQDSALNQKFQDALQKRKMLQAKLNKEDGNPNSSLSSNEIADIQMEIRDLRRLISEMGKQKDEIRESNSLKYRNREQNRRKAQARILAESDIICSTLSGSAHDVLASLGVKFDTIIIDEACQCTELSSIIPLRYGGKRCIMVGDPNQLPPTVLSGAASDMKYNQSLFVRMQKNCSPYLLDVQYRMHPAISKFPSLEFYKGKLQDGSSVQEVNTRDWHKKYPFGPYKFFDIVTGKQKQNTKTMSYTNPEETKVAIELVENLLATYESKYDFTNRIGIISPYREQMQNMRNQFRRYFGDQIRSYIDFNTIDGFQGQEKDIIIISCVRADDNSTSVGFLKDFRRMNVALTRAKCSLWILGHHKSLVNNKLWKHLISDAKERNCLELACPGFLNPSDRYAQDTIERFKGSHDYIANLDTYNPYDSFNSSRGHKNVNKRDGDSSSAHHSKKKFKPDNLKEQNIVSNDSGANRPEGEKGSTIKSSRTGTKKKSSIFGTSSSTLGIATGGKVHIPVIAGDNSKNISRDDAKNSTGKRS
- the ATG23 gene encoding Atg23p (weakly similar to uniprot|Q06671 Saccharomyces cerevisiae YLR431C ATG23 Peripheral membrane protein required for autophagy and for the cytoplasm-to-vacuole targeting (Cvt) pathway), with protein sequence MDLNDLLLQQQEVTNLLSNLQEAHKRILISNEDENNDLNKIRKDILICLNDLKTVNSLIIDPRDGLIKKNLHKLEKYEQELRSLESEEAAIESNLNQWKIDQDPENVRRKENWGTVPINLVGNHQYLLESYVNEVGIENTTLANTNGNHEETPNSSKFTREQLLRNARKLKLCQEQVNSEIDQLKSLISQYERDRNVINDEYNRTTELIQKEVNTLSREEDKINSQREKILKKLGLLKDHEQNQPRNFFFSLGALARVDNSDFKIALSQAYEFIDAKKQALKKILHENKSQTMSLEHNFSIWNDVIRSIQGLETNLQQSFIEKEGNVPKTDITSMISRTLSRVNSIVGTYSKDSIFTSILCELKALQKALDELNGKMQPIPIKSSAKTPELLQMGKSPPKVALSKEYASNLHESTEDFPLKINKTD